The nucleotide window ACGGCCTTCTGCACATGCAAGCGGTTCTCGACCTCATCCCACACTCTTGAGCTAGGCCCGTCGATAACCGCCGCGTCCACCTCTTCACCGCGGTGGGCAGGCAGGCAGTGCAGGAAGATCGCATCGCTGGCAGCCGTTGCCATGAGCTGCGTGCTGACCCGGTAGCCGGCAAAGGCCCTGCGCCGGCGCTCGACTTCGTCCTCCTGTCCCATGCTCGCCCAGACATCCGTGGTCACCACGTCCGCGTCCTGCACGGCCTCTGACACGCTGGCCAAATCGACTTGGCCGCGCCCCAAACGCCGCCACGCCGCAATCACGCCGGCATCGGGCTCGTAGCCCGCTGGACAGGCCAGTCTCAATTCGAATCCCATCAGCCCGGCTGCGACGATCCATGAATGCGCCATGTTGTTGCCATCACCGACCCAGGCAACTCGCAGCCCGCGAAGCCCCTGCGCTCGGTGTTCGCAGACGGTCATCAGATCGGCAAGAACCTGACAAGGATGGTACTTGTCTGTCAGGCCGTTGATGACCGGTACCGCCGAAACCTGCGCCAGAGCCTCCAGGCGCTGCTGAGCCTTGGTGCGATACACGATGCCGTGCACGTAACGCGAGAACACGCGCGCGGTGTCCTCGAGCGGTTCACCTCGGCCCAACTGCAGGTCGCTGGGAGTGATGTCCATCGGGTTGCCCCCGAGCTCGGATACGCCGACCACGAAAGACACCCGCGTTCGGGTCGAGGACTTCTCCATCAAGATCGCGACGGTCTTTCCTGTCAAGGAGCGCGGATGCTCACTCGATCCGCGCAGCTTCTTGAGCACCCGAGCACGCTCCAGGAGAGCCTCGAGCTCCTCCGTAGCCAGGTCGAGCAGAGACAGCAGGTGCCGAGTCGTTGCCGCCTGCGCCGGCATCAGGCCGCCCCCTGCGAGGCCGTCTTTGTGGGCGGGTGCGCGAGCACGCTCCGCACCGCCGCGACACCTTCCTCGAGCTCGGCACGCGTCACGCACAGCGGTGGCGAAAAACGCAGCACACCGCCCCCGGCTACCGATAGCAGAACACCCTCTTGGTTTACGCGCCTCAGGGTCGCACGCGGGTCGACGTCCTCAGCGAGCACGACGCCGCGCAACAAGCCGCGACCGCGAGCCTCGATTGCGTGCGGCAGGGCTTGATCCCGAACCAGCCCGTCCAGCAGCTCCGACAGATGGTTACCCATCCGCTGTGCGTTGCCCACGAGATCCTCGTCGTCGAAGATGTCCAGCACCGCGAGCGCCGCGGCGCAA belongs to Pseudomonadota bacterium and includes:
- the argF gene encoding ornithine carbamoyltransferase — protein: MPAQAATTRHLLSLLDLATEELEALLERARVLKKLRGSSEHPRSLTGKTVAILMEKSSTRTRVSFVVGVSELGGNPMDITPSDLQLGRGEPLEDTARVFSRYVHGIVYRTKAQQRLEALAQVSAVPVINGLTDKYHPCQVLADLMTVCEHRAQGLRGLRVAWVGDGNNMAHSWIVAAGLMGFELRLACPAGYEPDAGVIAAWRRLGRGQVDLASVSEAVQDADVVTTDVWASMGQEDEVERRRRAFAGYRVSTQLMATAASDAIFLHCLPAHRGEEVDAAVIDGPSSRVWDEVENRLHVQKAVLELLLGSSEGS